One region of Haloterrigena salifodinae genomic DNA includes:
- a CDS encoding beta-galactosidase: protein MSIGVCYFPEHWPHEQWETDIRQMADAGIEYVRMAEFSWGVLEPERGAFDFEWLDEIVGLVGEYGMEAVLCTPTAAPPRWLIEERPEIRQRDRDGTVKDVGSRRHYCFNSDAYREETERVVRAMAERYADDPRVVGWQTDNEYGCHGTTRCYCDDCADAFRNWVREEYETVDALNEAWGTTFWSQQYDDFEQVDLPRPTPAQDHPSMLLDFARFASDSVVEYNRLQADLLREANEEWFVTHNFMNLFESVDAYEFDEDLDLIAWDSYPTGHAQQAGGETTTDELRAGNPDLLSFNHDLYRSVLDRPFWVMEQQPGDVNWPPHSAQPAEGAMRLWAHHATAHGADTVVYFRWRRCLEGQEQYHAGLRKQDGTADRGYADATRAAEELFDLDHVDAPVALLHDYENAWALGEQPHAPDFDYWQLLQSFYASLRAHGVQVDIVHPENDLESYDAVVAPTLHLATESLADHLTAYVESGGELLLGPRTGVKDANNKLRSELQPGPLSALVGASVDQHESLLTRFEPTVTRTDETSAEYAFRTWAEWLEADAGEPLLEYAGDDIEGGRTAAVRNAVGEGSVVYCGVWPESELANDLVGSLLDRAGVPQTDVLPDGVRVASRDGHTWVMNFRSDPVAVTVAEDASWRLGGPEIDSFDLAIAEIDAVDELSVQIRE, encoded by the coding sequence ATGTCAATCGGAGTCTGTTACTTCCCGGAGCATTGGCCGCACGAACAGTGGGAGACGGATATTCGGCAGATGGCCGACGCCGGGATCGAGTACGTCCGCATGGCGGAGTTCTCGTGGGGGGTCCTCGAGCCCGAACGCGGCGCGTTCGACTTCGAGTGGCTCGACGAGATCGTCGGGTTGGTCGGCGAGTACGGGATGGAGGCCGTCCTGTGTACGCCGACGGCGGCGCCGCCGCGGTGGCTCATCGAGGAACGCCCCGAGATCCGCCAGCGCGACCGCGACGGGACGGTCAAGGACGTCGGGAGCCGACGACACTACTGCTTCAACTCCGACGCGTATCGCGAGGAGACCGAACGCGTTGTCCGGGCGATGGCGGAGCGCTACGCCGACGATCCGCGCGTCGTCGGCTGGCAGACCGACAACGAGTACGGCTGTCACGGCACGACGCGGTGTTACTGCGACGACTGCGCCGACGCGTTCCGGAACTGGGTCCGCGAGGAGTACGAGACCGTCGACGCGCTCAACGAAGCGTGGGGAACGACGTTCTGGAGCCAACAATACGACGACTTCGAACAGGTCGATCTCCCCCGTCCAACGCCTGCACAGGATCACCCGTCAATGCTGCTCGACTTCGCCCGGTTTGCGAGCGACAGCGTCGTCGAGTACAACCGGCTGCAGGCGGACCTGCTTCGCGAGGCGAATGAGGAGTGGTTCGTCACGCACAACTTCATGAACCTGTTCGAGTCGGTGGACGCCTACGAGTTCGACGAGGACCTCGATCTGATCGCGTGGGACTCGTACCCGACAGGCCACGCCCAGCAGGCCGGCGGCGAGACGACGACCGACGAACTTCGCGCGGGGAATCCCGATCTGCTCTCGTTCAACCACGACCTCTACCGGAGCGTGCTCGACCGGCCGTTCTGGGTGATGGAACAGCAACCGGGCGACGTCAACTGGCCGCCCCACTCCGCACAGCCCGCCGAGGGCGCGATGCGCCTCTGGGCCCACCACGCGACCGCCCACGGCGCCGACACCGTCGTCTACTTCCGTTGGCGGCGCTGCCTCGAGGGCCAGGAACAGTACCACGCCGGCCTTCGAAAGCAGGACGGGACGGCGGATCGAGGCTACGCGGACGCGACGCGGGCCGCCGAGGAGCTGTTCGACCTCGACCACGTCGACGCGCCCGTTGCCCTGCTGCACGACTACGAGAACGCGTGGGCGCTCGGCGAACAGCCCCACGCGCCCGATTTCGACTACTGGCAGCTGTTGCAGTCGTTCTACGCGTCGCTGCGGGCCCACGGCGTGCAGGTCGACATCGTGCATCCCGAGAACGACCTCGAGTCGTACGACGCGGTCGTCGCGCCGACACTCCACCTGGCGACCGAGTCGCTGGCCGACCACCTAACCGCGTACGTCGAATCCGGCGGCGAGCTGCTGCTCGGCCCGCGGACGGGCGTGAAGGACGCGAACAATAAGCTTCGATCCGAACTCCAGCCCGGGCCGCTGTCAGCCCTCGTCGGCGCGAGCGTCGACCAGCACGAGTCGCTCCTGACGCGGTTCGAGCCGACCGTCACTCGAACCGACGAGACGAGCGCCGAGTACGCGTTCCGAACGTGGGCCGAGTGGCTCGAGGCCGACGCGGGCGAGCCGCTCCTCGAGTACGCGGGCGACGACATCGAGGGGGGACGGACGGCGGCCGTTCGAAACGCGGTCGGCGAGGGAAGCGTCGTCTACTGCGGCGTCTGGCCAGAGTCCGAACTCGCCAACGACCTCGTCGGATCGCTTCTCGACCGCGCCGGCGTCCCGCAGACGGACGTGCTTCCGGACGGCGTTCGCGTCGCCTCGCGCGACGGCCACACCTGGGTGATGAACTTCCGGAGCGATCCGGTCGCGGTGACGGTTGCGGAGGACGCGTCGTGGCGACTCGGCGGTCCGGAAATCGATTCGTTCGATCTCGCGATCGCCGAGATCGACGCGGTCGACGAGCTCTCGGTGCAGATTCGAGAGTAG
- a CDS encoding universal stress protein: protein MDDALVVVDDTETHRKLLAEAGRLAHDTGAKLTVLGWITPDQVDETAANLEAIEQVEGTSYSEPDPAATATQFARQFAEGVFESFDESIEFTADGLVSKEADRANAIIETAERLGCDHVFVVGRRRSPTGKAVFGDVAQRILLNFDGTVTLKMD, encoded by the coding sequence ATGGATGACGCACTCGTCGTCGTCGACGACACCGAGACGCACCGCAAACTGCTCGCGGAAGCCGGCCGCCTCGCACACGATACCGGCGCGAAACTGACCGTTCTCGGGTGGATCACGCCGGATCAGGTCGACGAAACGGCGGCGAACCTCGAGGCGATCGAGCAAGTGGAGGGAACGTCGTACAGCGAGCCCGATCCGGCCGCCACCGCGACGCAGTTCGCCCGCCAGTTCGCCGAGGGCGTCTTCGAGTCGTTCGACGAGTCGATCGAGTTCACTGCCGACGGACTCGTCAGCAAGGAGGCCGACCGCGCCAACGCGATCATCGAGACCGCGGAGCGCCTCGGCTGCGACCACGTCTTCGTCGTCGGCCGGCGGCGCTCTCCGACCGGTAAAGCGGTGTTCGGCGACGTCGCCCAGCGGATCTTGCTCAACTTCGACGGCACCGTCACGCTGAAAATGGACTGA
- the dgoD gene encoding galactonate dehydratase, with product MTEIVDYELFEVPPRWLFLRLETADGTVGWGEPVVEGRSKTVRTAVEELLDNYLLGEDPDRIEDHWQAMYRGGFYRGGPVLMSAIAGIDQALWDIKGKRLGVPVHELLGGATRDRIRVYQWIGGDRPSDVAEQARAQVEAGFTALKMNATEEIERVDDPATIEAAVTRLREVREAVGDEVDIGVDFHGRVSKPMAKRLVEKLEPHEPMFVEEPVLPEHNDALPEIASHTTIPIATGERMFSRWDFKQVFENGAVDVIQPDLSHAGGITEVKKIASMAEAYDVAMAPHCPLGPIALASCLQVDACSHNAFIQEQSLNIHYNETSDVLEYLADPSVFDYDDGYVQIPDEPGLGIDIDEDHVRAQADVSHDWHNPVWRHDDGSVAEW from the coding sequence ATGACAGAAATCGTCGACTACGAACTGTTCGAGGTCCCGCCGCGATGGCTATTCCTGCGTCTCGAGACGGCCGACGGAACGGTCGGCTGGGGCGAACCGGTCGTGGAAGGGCGCTCGAAGACCGTTCGGACTGCGGTAGAGGAACTCCTCGACAACTATCTGCTAGGGGAGGACCCGGACCGGATCGAGGACCACTGGCAGGCGATGTACCGCGGCGGCTTCTATCGCGGCGGCCCGGTGCTAATGAGCGCCATCGCCGGGATCGATCAGGCCCTCTGGGACATCAAGGGCAAGCGGCTGGGCGTCCCGGTCCACGAACTGCTTGGCGGTGCGACCCGAGATCGGATCCGGGTCTACCAGTGGATCGGCGGGGATCGTCCCTCCGACGTAGCCGAACAGGCTCGAGCGCAGGTCGAGGCGGGCTTTACGGCACTCAAGATGAACGCGACGGAGGAGATCGAGCGCGTCGACGATCCCGCAACGATCGAGGCCGCCGTCACTCGGCTCCGCGAGGTTCGCGAGGCCGTCGGTGACGAGGTCGACATCGGCGTCGACTTCCACGGTCGCGTCTCGAAGCCGATGGCGAAGCGACTCGTCGAAAAGCTGGAACCCCACGAGCCGATGTTCGTCGAGGAGCCGGTCCTGCCCGAGCACAACGACGCGCTGCCGGAGATCGCGTCCCACACCACGATTCCGATCGCCACCGGCGAGCGGATGTTCTCCCGGTGGGACTTCAAGCAGGTGTTCGAGAACGGGGCCGTCGACGTGATTCAGCCGGACCTCAGCCACGCCGGTGGGATCACGGAGGTCAAGAAGATCGCGTCAATGGCCGAAGCCTACGACGTGGCGATGGCCCCCCACTGCCCGCTCGGGCCGATCGCGCTCGCCTCCTGTCTCCAGGTCGACGCCTGCTCGCACAACGCGTTCATCCAGGAACAGAGCCTGAACATCCACTACAACGAGACCAGCGACGTGCTCGAGTACCTGGCCGATCCGTCCGTCTTCGACTACGACGACGGCTACGTCCAGATCCCGGACGAGCCGGGGCTCGGCATCGATATCGACGAGGACCACGTGCGCGCCCAGGCCGACGTCAGCCACGACTGGCACAACCCCGTCTGGCGGCATGACGACGGCAGCGTCGCCGAGTGGTAA
- a CDS encoding NosD domain-containing protein, whose amino-acid sequence MQLGTINMSLWDTETIGIGIRIDDSDGGRSQNVSLDYAFVEGSQHHGVETYGVDDLTIGTVETVDTGGCGLLLNDTAYATVDHVDATRADQGGGYAGFRCANSAGPEIVVNRVDAVDCGRGIFTVSGSEGIEIYNIYLDGNGGNLVQDTRYLLIDSGTVTNTGSSGIRIDSRDSADYPHTSDITIRNLDITGNAEYGVYETGPDTESNAIVNNYFCNNASGAIETYANSTEVSGNSYCG is encoded by the coding sequence GTGCAGCTGGGGACGATCAACATGTCGCTGTGGGACACTGAAACCATCGGGATCGGGATCCGTATCGACGACAGCGACGGCGGCCGCAGCCAGAATGTCTCGCTCGACTATGCCTTCGTCGAAGGATCCCAACACCACGGGGTGGAGACGTACGGCGTCGACGACCTCACGATCGGCACCGTGGAGACCGTCGATACGGGCGGCTGCGGGCTGTTGTTGAACGACACGGCCTACGCGACGGTCGACCACGTCGACGCCACCCGTGCGGATCAGGGCGGCGGCTACGCTGGGTTCCGGTGTGCGAACAGCGCCGGTCCGGAGATCGTCGTCAATCGGGTCGACGCGGTCGACTGCGGCCGCGGGATCTTCACCGTCTCCGGGAGCGAGGGCATCGAGATCTACAACATCTATCTCGACGGAAACGGCGGGAACCTCGTCCAGGACACCCGGTATTTACTCATCGACAGCGGTACCGTCACGAACACCGGCAGCAGCGGTATTCGCATCGACTCGCGGGACAGTGCCGACTATCCGCACACGAGCGACATCACGATCCGAAACCTCGATATCACGGGCAACGCCGAGTACGGCGTCTACGAGACCGGTCCCGACACGGAATCGAACGCGATTGTCAATAACTACTTCTGTAACAATGCCAGCGGAGCGATCGAGACGTACGCGAACAGTACGGAGGTCAGCGGAAACTCCTATTGCGGCTAG
- a CDS encoding family 4 glycosyl hydrolase — translation MHRLEERVPSQSRSSVKIGYVGGGSHGWAHTLINDLLQCDDLAGTVSLYDVDYDAAEQNARLANDLADRPDANGAWTFEARRDVDDALADADYVICSIQDPVDETFVHDIDVPQEYGIYQTVADTVGPGGVLRSLRAIPQYREIAATVREQCPDAWVVNYTNPMTVCTRTLYEEFPDINAIGLCHEVFETQRLLADIAERYIDDAEDVAADEIEVNVKGVNHFTWVDEAYWNGRDVFQYLDRELKERKPIPGFEPSELDDESYWTNHHQIAFDLYDRFGLLGAAGDRHLAEFVPWYLDIDEPEEIQRWGIRLTPSSARTGDDEGPAKMEQYLSGDEAFEFTESGEEVVDIVRALEGLEPIKTHVNYPNRGQTPDLPTGAVVETNAVITGGGVAPITAGDLPREVRSMVLTAVNNQETLIEAGFAGNLDLAFQAFLNDPLVTVQRDEARDLFADLVDLERDYLQDYDLEGAAVLEG, via the coding sequence ATGCATCGACTTGAGGAGAGAGTGCCGTCGCAGTCGCGTTCGTCGGTAAAGATCGGCTACGTCGGCGGCGGCAGTCACGGCTGGGCGCACACGCTCATCAACGACCTGCTCCAGTGCGACGATCTCGCGGGAACGGTATCGCTCTACGACGTCGACTACGACGCGGCCGAGCAGAACGCGAGGCTGGCGAACGACCTCGCGGACCGGCCGGACGCTAACGGTGCGTGGACGTTCGAAGCGCGTCGGGACGTCGACGACGCGCTCGCGGACGCCGACTACGTGATCTGCTCGATTCAGGATCCGGTCGACGAGACGTTCGTCCACGACATCGACGTCCCCCAGGAGTACGGCATTTACCAGACCGTCGCGGATACGGTCGGTCCCGGCGGCGTCCTGCGCTCGCTGCGAGCGATCCCCCAGTACCGCGAGATTGCAGCGACGGTCCGCGAGCAGTGTCCCGACGCGTGGGTCGTCAACTACACGAACCCGATGACCGTCTGCACGCGGACGCTCTACGAGGAGTTCCCCGACATCAACGCGATCGGGCTCTGCCACGAAGTGTTCGAGACCCAGCGGCTGCTGGCCGACATCGCCGAGCGGTACATCGACGACGCCGAGGACGTCGCGGCCGACGAGATCGAGGTGAACGTGAAGGGGGTCAATCACTTCACGTGGGTCGACGAGGCGTACTGGAACGGACGCGACGTCTTCCAGTATCTGGATCGCGAACTCAAGGAGCGAAAACCGATTCCGGGGTTCGAGCCCAGCGAACTCGACGACGAGTCCTACTGGACGAACCACCACCAGATCGCCTTCGATCTGTACGACCGGTTCGGGTTGCTCGGCGCGGCGGGCGACCGCCACCTCGCCGAGTTCGTCCCCTGGTATCTCGACATCGACGAACCCGAGGAGATCCAGCGGTGGGGAATCCGGCTGACGCCCAGTTCCGCCCGGACCGGCGACGACGAGGGGCCGGCGAAGATGGAACAGTATTTGTCCGGCGACGAGGCGTTCGAATTCACCGAGTCCGGCGAGGAAGTCGTCGATATCGTGCGCGCGCTCGAGGGACTCGAGCCGATCAAGACGCACGTCAACTACCCGAACCGGGGCCAGACGCCTGACCTACCGACGGGAGCCGTCGTCGAGACCAACGCCGTCATCACCGGCGGCGGCGTCGCGCCGATCACCGCCGGCGACCTCCCCCGCGAAGTGCGGTCAATGGTGTTGACGGCAGTGAACAACCAGGAGACGCTCATCGAGGCCGGTTTCGCCGGCAATCTGGACCTTGCTTTCCAGGCGTTCCTCAACGACCCGCTGGTCACCGTCCAGCGCGACGAGGCCCGCGACCTGTTCGCCGATCTTGTCGACCTCGAGCGCGACTACCTTCAGGACTACGACCTCGAGGGCGCCGCCGTCCTCGAAGGCTGA
- a CDS encoding SGNH/GDSL hydrolase family protein yields MHHDGVQFHNVDDVRSLEDRGGKLLQRVPESVRTELNDGAQSRMRHPAGVELRFVPDGAATVTLSTVPGGNVEESTVRVFWGPIQGSTEVVVDSEPTEIEVSLPEKLADLEPSAVEDLTFDPRVCRIRLPGEHRGGPIAYHGLEGEVRPPHEDELPDRRYLAYGTSITEGAMPLGEHLTYVSQTARRLDADPINLGSCGTAYCDAAMADHIAERGDWDVATLSISVNMVGTFEPAEFRERAERLIDRVASAHPEKPVVAITNFRNAMDVCQSADPKGLCDRFREELREIVAKTPHENVSLLEGPDLLPTIGGLTTDLVHPGDNAMITMSETLAAELEPLLED; encoded by the coding sequence ATGCACCACGACGGCGTCCAATTTCACAACGTCGACGACGTGCGCTCGCTCGAGGACCGTGGCGGGAAACTGTTACAACGGGTTCCCGAATCGGTGCGGACCGAACTCAACGACGGTGCGCAGTCGCGGATGCGCCACCCAGCAGGCGTCGAACTCCGTTTCGTTCCCGACGGCGCCGCGACAGTGACGCTCTCGACGGTGCCCGGCGGAAACGTCGAGGAGAGTACCGTCCGCGTCTTCTGGGGGCCGATTCAGGGTTCGACAGAGGTTGTTGTTGACTCTGAGCCGACCGAGATCGAGGTCTCGCTGCCAGAGAAACTCGCCGACCTCGAGCCGTCGGCCGTCGAGGATCTTACCTTCGATCCCCGCGTCTGTCGGATCCGGCTTCCGGGCGAGCACCGCGGCGGGCCGATAGCGTATCACGGTCTCGAGGGCGAGGTCCGTCCGCCCCACGAAGACGAACTGCCGGATAGACGCTACCTCGCCTACGGCACCTCGATCACCGAAGGCGCAATGCCGCTGGGCGAGCACCTGACCTACGTCAGCCAGACGGCCCGCCGACTCGACGCCGATCCGATCAACCTCGGCTCCTGTGGCACCGCCTACTGCGACGCTGCGATGGCCGACCACATCGCCGAGCGCGGCGACTGGGACGTCGCAACGCTCTCGATCTCGGTGAACATGGTCGGCACGTTCGAGCCCGCGGAGTTCCGCGAGCGGGCCGAACGGCTGATCGACCGCGTGGCCAGCGCTCATCCCGAGAAGCCGGTCGTCGCAATCACCAACTTCCGCAATGCCATGGACGTCTGCCAGAGCGCCGATCCCAAGGGGCTGTGCGATCGGTTCCGCGAAGAACTTCGCGAAATCGTCGCCAAGACGCCCCACGAGAACGTGTCGCTCCTCGAGGGGCCCGATCTGCTGCCGACAATCGGCGGGCTCACCACCGATCTGGTTCATCCCGGCGACAACGCGATGATCACGATGAGCGAGACTCTCGCCGCCGAACTCGAGCCGCTGCTCGAGGACTGA
- a CDS encoding rhamnogalacturonan lyase, whose amino-acid sequence MESLDRGLVAVPVDEGVLVRWRLLGTEPADLGFHVFRDGDRVNDEPITESTNYLDSEGTTDSTYAVRPVGNGRAGGTRKTGGSDRKPGMSESVEVWDEQYKEIPLNKPDPVEGEDGETVTYHANDASVADLTGDGTLDIVQKWSPSNAKDNAHEGQTSDVLLDGYTMEGEHLWRINLGQNVRAGAHYTPFAVYDFDGDGKAELAVRTSDGATDGTGTVIGDPDADYTNEVGRILEGPEYLTVFDGETGEELATADFEPARGDICDWGDCYGNRADRFLAGVGYFDGERPSILMTRGYYEKSMLAAWDFRDGELETRWIFDSDDGNQEYEGQGNHQLATADVDGDGKDEVVYGSCVIDHDGTGLYSTGWNHGDALHVSNFDPSRDGLEVFMPHEWGPYGATFRDAGTGELLWGVEAEGDIGRGMIADIDPNYDGAEAWAGIPLSDNDIGLWSAQGEQINENSVNSMNFGIWWTGDLHRELLDHDFLGYDEGGYGHGWIKKWNPETEELELLRSFDGTRSNNGSKGTPCLSGDILGDWREEVIWRREDDEALRLYATPHETDHRLYTLLHDPQYRTALAWQNAGYNQPPWPSYFLGHGMDDPPKPDIDPVSADHD is encoded by the coding sequence ATGGAATCGCTCGACCGAGGCCTCGTGGCCGTTCCAGTAGACGAGGGGGTCCTCGTCCGCTGGCGACTGCTCGGGACCGAGCCAGCCGATCTGGGGTTCCACGTGTTCCGCGACGGTGACCGAGTGAACGACGAGCCGATCACCGAGAGTACGAATTACCTCGACTCCGAGGGGACGACCGATTCGACCTACGCGGTTCGACCGGTCGGCAACGGTCGGGCCGGCGGAACTCGGAAGACCGGCGGAAGTGACCGAAAGCCCGGGATGTCGGAGTCCGTCGAGGTGTGGGACGAACAGTACAAGGAAATCCCGCTGAACAAACCCGATCCGGTCGAAGGCGAGGACGGCGAGACGGTCACGTACCACGCCAACGACGCGAGCGTAGCCGACCTCACGGGCGACGGTACGCTCGACATCGTCCAGAAGTGGTCGCCGTCGAACGCGAAGGACAACGCCCACGAGGGGCAGACGAGCGACGTTCTGCTCGACGGCTACACAATGGAGGGCGAACACCTCTGGCGAATCAACCTCGGACAGAACGTTCGCGCCGGCGCACACTACACGCCGTTCGCCGTCTACGACTTCGACGGCGACGGGAAGGCCGAACTGGCCGTGCGAACGTCCGACGGCGCCACGGACGGGACCGGGACGGTCATCGGTGACCCGGACGCCGATTACACGAACGAGGTGGGACGCATCCTCGAGGGACCGGAGTACCTCACCGTCTTCGACGGCGAAACGGGCGAGGAACTCGCGACAGCGGACTTCGAACCCGCGCGCGGCGACATCTGTGACTGGGGCGACTGCTACGGCAACCGCGCCGATCGGTTCCTCGCCGGCGTCGGGTACTTCGACGGCGAGCGCCCGAGTATCCTCATGACGCGGGGCTACTACGAGAAGTCGATGCTGGCCGCCTGGGACTTCCGCGACGGCGAACTCGAGACTCGCTGGATCTTCGATAGCGACGACGGAAACCAGGAGTACGAGGGCCAGGGTAACCACCAACTCGCCACCGCCGACGTCGACGGTGACGGAAAAGACGAGGTCGTCTACGGCTCGTGTGTCATCGATCACGACGGCACCGGGCTCTACTCGACCGGCTGGAACCACGGCGACGCCCTGCACGTGAGCAACTTCGATCCCAGTCGGGACGGGCTCGAGGTCTTCATGCCCCACGAGTGGGGGCCGTACGGTGCGACGTTCCGCGACGCCGGAACGGGCGAGTTACTGTGGGGCGTCGAAGCGGAGGGCGACATCGGCAGAGGCATGATCGCGGACATCGATCCGAACTACGACGGTGCGGAAGCGTGGGCAGGCATCCCTCTGTCCGACAACGATATCGGCTTGTGGTCCGCTCAGGGCGAGCAGATCAATGAGAACTCCGTCAACTCGATGAACTTCGGAATCTGGTGGACCGGCGACCTGCATCGAGAGCTGCTGGACCACGACTTCCTCGGCTACGACGAGGGAGGGTACGGTCATGGCTGGATCAAGAAGTGGAACCCCGAAACCGAAGAGCTGGAGCTCCTGCGGTCCTTCGACGGCACACGCTCGAATAACGGCTCGAAGGGGACGCCGTGTCTCTCAGGCGACATTCTCGGCGACTGGCGCGAGGAAGTGATCTGGCGCAGGGAAGACGACGAAGCGCTTCGTCTGTACGCGACGCCCCACGAGACCGATCACCGACTGTACACGCTGTTGCACGACCCGCAGTACCGGACTGCACTCGCGTGGCAGAACGCCGGCTACAACCAGCCGCCGTGGCCGAGTTACTTCCTCGGTCACGGGATGGACGACCCGCCGAAGCCCGATATCGACCCCGTCTCAGCAGACCACGACTAA